The genomic stretch GAATACTCATCTTCATTTAAAAGTTGCATTTTTTTAAGGTCAGTATCACCTGGCTCAATTACAATATATTTCTCATAATAAAGAATAGAATTTAAATTAGAAGCAGTAATATCAAGTAAAAGACCAATTCTAGAAGGAATATATTTATAATACCAAATATGAGCAACAGGAGCTGATAGTTCAATATGTCCCATTCTCTCACGTCTCACTTTAAAATGAGTCACTTCAACATTACAACGATCACAAATAATACCTTTATATCTTATCGACTTAAATTTTCCACAATAGCATTCCCATTCTTTAGTTGTACCAAAAATTCTCTCACAAAAAAGACCATCTTTCTCAGGTCTTAAAGTTCTATAATTAATAGTTTCAGACTTCTTAACTTCTCCATAAGACCAACTTCTAATTTGGTCAGGAGATGCTATTTTTATTCTTATCTTTTCAAAATCTTTTATCTCTTTCATAAAATCCTCAAAACCTAAGTCTTATTAATTAATTCCTCTTCCTTTTCTGTTAAAGGAATTTGATTTCCATTATCATCATAAATAGATAAATCAAAACCAAGACCTCTTAGTTCCTGCATCAAAACATTGAAAGATTCAGGAATTCCAGATACGTTAGTAGGAATGCCCTTAACAATATTTTCATATATCTTAACTCTTCCTGACATATCATCTGACTTTACTGTTAATAATTCTTGCAAAGTATGCGCAGCTCCATAAGCTTCAAGAGCCCAAACTTCCATCTCTCCAAGTCTTTGTCCACCAAATTGAGCTTTTCCTCCAAGAGGTTGTTGAGATACAAGTGAATAAGGGCCTGTAGACCTTGCATGCATCTTATCATCAACAAGATGATGAAGTTTCAACATATATATAACTCCAACCATAACTTCATTTTCAAATGGTTCACCTGTATATCCATCATACAAGACTGCCTTTGACGTCTCATTAAATCCAGCTTTTTTTAACTTTTCTTGAATACATTCATTTGTAGCAGACTCAAAAACAGGAACATCATAATATTCGCCAAGATACTTACCAGCAAGACCAAGCTGAGATTCCATCAATTGTCCAATATTCATACGAGATGGCACTCCCAAAGGATTCAAGCATATATCAAGAGGGGTCCCATCTGCAAGATATGGCATATCTTCAACAGGAAGAATCTTTGCAACTACACCCTTATTTCCATGTCTTCCTGCCATTTTATCACCTTCTTTAAGTTTTCTTTTTTTGGCAATATAAACCTTTAATATTTCATCCACACCAGGTGGAAGATTTCCAACATCATCTTTAGTAATTCTTTGAACATCAATTACAGTTCCTTCAGTACCATGAGGAACTTTTAATGAATTATTCTTAACATCCTTTGCTTTCTCACCAAATATAGAAGTTAAAAGTTTAAATTCAGGGGTAATATCTCCTTCTGATTTTGGAGTAACTTTACCAATTAAAATATCACCTGGTTTTACATAAGTCCCTATTCTTACAATTCCATTTTCGTCAAGTTTACTCAATATCTTTCCACTAACATTAGGAATATCAGCCGTAACTTTTTCAGGTCCAAGCTTAGTCTCTCTTACTTCAATGCTAAATTCTTTAATATGAATTGAAGTATAAAGATCTTCCTTTACAATTCTCTCAGAAATTAAAATAGCATCCTCATAATTAAATCCATTCCACGGAATAAAACCAACTAATAAATTATTACCAAGCGCCAATTCTCCATATCTAGTAGCAGGACCATCTGCTATTATCTCATCCTTATTAACAATTTGGCCATTCTTCACCAAAACTGAATGATTGAAAGAAGTATCCTGGTTTGTCCTCTCATATTTATAAAGTTCATATTCATCTAAATCTCGTTCAGAAGTTGCATTATCAGGTTTAATAACTATCTTTTTGTTTGTGGCTAAGACAACTCTACCAGGTCTTTTTGCTTTAATAACAACACCAGAGTCTTTTGCAACTATCCTCTCCATGCCTGTACCAACAATAGGTGGCTGTGGAAATAATAAAGGAACTGCCTGACGTTGCATATTCGAACCCATAAGAGCACGATTTGCATCATTATGTTCAAGAAAAGGTATTAACGCCGAAGAGACAGATATTAATTGTCTAGGCGAAACATCCATGTAATCGATATTTTTAGGCATCATTGTAGTATAATCACCAGAAATCCTAACAGACACCAAATCATCAGTATAATTACCATCAGAACTAACAGAAGCATTTGCTTGCGCAATACATTTTTTTTCCTCATCAATAGCAGACAAATATTCAATATCATCGGTCACCTTACCATCAATCACCTTCCTATAAGGAGTTTCTAAGAAACCATAATCATTAACTTTTGAATAAGTAGCCAAAGAAACAATAAGTCCAATATTTGGGCCTTCAGGAGTTTCAATAGGACACATCCTACCATAATGAGTATAATGTACATCTCTTACTTCAAAACCTGCTCGATCCCTTGAGAGTCCACCAGGACCCAATGCATTAAGACGTCTCTTATGAGTAAGTTCGGCTAAAGGATTAACCTGATCCATAAACTGAGAAAGCTGACTGGTTGCAAAAAATTCTTTAACAGCAGAAACAACGGGCTTAACACTAATTAATTCTTGAGGTTTCAAATTAAATACTTCTTTATTAGACATTCTGTCCTTTGCAATTTTTTCTACTCTTGACATTGCACCCTTATATATATTTGTAAGTAACTCACCAACAGAACGCACTCTTCTATTTCCAAGATGATCTATATCATCAAGAACATCATGCCCATCATATATTCTTAAAAGATGAGATATAGTATTTACTATATCTGTCATAGTAAGAACTGATGTTGTAAGATCATCAAGACCAAACTTCTTAGAAAGTTTATATCTTCCTACATGACCTAAATCATATCTTTTTTCTGAAAAAAATACAGTTCTTAAATCGTTCTCAGCATTGTCAATTGATATTGGTTCACCAGGCAAAAGTACACTATAAACTGCAAGCATCACGGATTCTCGTGAAAGCTCTTTAAATCCATCTTTTAAAGCAAAATAAGCATCTTCTTTTTCAAAACAATTTAAAATAACATCGGAACTAATGAAATGTTTTCCAGGAACACTATCATACCCATCAAAATCAATCAAGTTTATTTCTTTAACTCCATTTTGCAAAAAGTCTTCAATATCTTGCAAAGTTATCTTATCACCTGCCCGATAAGTCATATTTTCTTTTATAGTAATGTTTGTAGCTAAATACTGTCCTGTAATCTCTCTTTTAGTATCATCATTTACTTCAATTTTTCTAATCTTATAAAAAGTCTCTATTATTTTTTCTCTAGTATCAAGACCTAAAGCTCTTAAGAAAAGAGTAACTAATATTCTTTTTTTTCTGTCTATCTTAACATAAAGGTAATCTTTTTTTGAGTCAATCTCAAATTCAAGCCAAGAACCACGATAAGGAATAATACGAGCATAATATAAATCTTTTTCCTTATAAAAAACAACCCCCGGAGATCTATGAATTTGTGATACAATGACTCTTTCTGCACCATTAACGATAAAAGTTCCTCTATCTGTCATTAAAGGAATAGTTCC from Borrelia duttonii Ly encodes the following:
- the rpoB gene encoding DNA-directed RNA polymerase subunit beta, translated to MIKRVHLGQGKAEEILNLPNLIEIQLNSYEKFLQLERLKNNKPLLNEGLESVFRDVFPMKSSNGEVALEYEKYYIEYDSISFTEKECKRKGQSYEAVLKIRLNLQFLTTGEIRQKDVYMGTIPLMTDRGTFIVNGAERVIVSQIHRSPGVVFYKEKDLYYARIIPYRGSWLEFEIDSKKDYLYVKIDRKKRILVTLFLRALGLDTREKIIETFYKIRKIEVNDDTKREITGQYLATNITIKENMTYRAGDKITLQDIEDFLQNGVKEINLIDFDGYDSVPGKHFISSDVILNCFEKEDAYFALKDGFKELSRESVMLAVYSVLLPGEPISIDNAENDLRTVFFSEKRYDLGHVGRYKLSKKFGLDDLTTSVLTMTDIVNTISHLLRIYDGHDVLDDIDHLGNRRVRSVGELLTNIYKGAMSRVEKIAKDRMSNKEVFNLKPQELISVKPVVSAVKEFFATSQLSQFMDQVNPLAELTHKRRLNALGPGGLSRDRAGFEVRDVHYTHYGRMCPIETPEGPNIGLIVSLATYSKVNDYGFLETPYRKVIDGKVTDDIEYLSAIDEEKKCIAQANASVSSDGNYTDDLVSVRISGDYTTMMPKNIDYMDVSPRQLISVSSALIPFLEHNDANRALMGSNMQRQAVPLLFPQPPIVGTGMERIVAKDSGVVIKAKRPGRVVLATNKKIVIKPDNATSERDLDEYELYKYERTNQDTSFNHSVLVKNGQIVNKDEIIADGPATRYGELALGNNLLVGFIPWNGFNYEDAILISERIVKEDLYTSIHIKEFSIEVRETKLGPEKVTADIPNVSGKILSKLDENGIVRIGTYVKPGDILIGKVTPKSEGDITPEFKLLTSIFGEKAKDVKNNSLKVPHGTEGTVIDVQRITKDDVGNLPPGVDEILKVYIAKKRKLKEGDKMAGRHGNKGVVAKILPVEDMPYLADGTPLDICLNPLGVPSRMNIGQLMESQLGLAGKYLGEYYDVPVFESATNECIQEKLKKAGFNETSKAVLYDGYTGEPFENEVMVGVIYMLKLHHLVDDKMHARSTGPYSLVSQQPLGGKAQFGGQRLGEMEVWALEAYGAAHTLQELLTVKSDDMSGRVKIYENIVKGIPTNVSGIPESFNVLMQELRGLGFDLSIYDDNGNQIPLTEKEEELINKT